The following are encoded in a window of Bactrocera dorsalis isolate Fly_Bdor unplaced genomic scaffold, ASM2337382v1 BdCtg078, whole genome shotgun sequence genomic DNA:
- the LOC105224788 gene encoding probable chitinase 2 isoform X3: MSSRLVAKMASSYIKTGNKLLLTLLVIASIACSAKAKTGPTHGKLVVCYISTWAVYRPGNGAYAIENFDPNLCTHVIYAFAGLDITQSAIKSLDPWQDLKEDYGKGGYEHLTGFKITHPHLKVSLAIGGWNEGSKNYSLLVADPEQRRRFVKQVTTFIRKYNFDGLDLDWEYPTQRGGRPQDRENFVQLTKELRDEFDNYGLLLTSAIGAAKNVIDQAYDVRQISRYLDYLHIMCYDYHGSWDKLVGYNAPLRAPEGDVLSVEFTIDYLLKMGAPPNKIVIGLPFYGRTFRTPRDGNAGDVTDGTAFQGPFTREDGFLGYNEICNILSNKTSGWTTIWDAKTSQMLARSERDVFSGLVQVVTYDSARSIANKVKFAVEKKLAGTMIWSIDTDDFRGSCAPEDDIYADYKYLQSNGHAIMPKRINSNYPLLRTINEATTLALDEVEQTIEDNEIPHGSIEDRKNSNASGNVLLQRSLLDLIAFVLFTYHLVF; the protein is encoded by the exons ATGAGTTCGCGACTAGTCGCAAAG ATGGCTTCTTCTTACATAAAAACCGGAAATAAGCTGTTACTTACACTCTTAGTCATAGCTTCCATTGCGTGCTCGGCGAAAGCGAAGACAG GACCAACACATGGCAAATTGGTGGTGTGTTACATTTCGACGTGGGCAGTTTACCGGCCAGGTAATGGCGCATATGCGATTGAAAACTTCGATCCAAACTTATGCACACACGTAATTTATGCTTTTGCTGGTCTTGATATCACGCAGTCGGCCATTAAATCGCTGG ATCCATGGCAAGACTTAAAAGAAGATTACGGCAAGGGTGGTTATGAACACTTGACAGGTTTCAAAATCACACATCCGCATTTGAAGGTCAGTTTGGCTATTGGTGGCTGGAATGAGGGTTCGAAAAATTACTCATTACTAGTAGCCGATCCGGAGCAACGACGTCGTTTCGTGAAACAAGTGACCACATTCATACGTAAATATAATTTCGATGGACTCGATCTAGATTGGGAGTACCCGACGCAGCGTGGTGGCCGCCCACAAGATCGTGAAAATTTCGTGCAACTTACAAAGGAATTGAGAGATGAGTTCGATAATTATGGCTTATTGTTGACGTCAGCAATCGGAGCGGCTAAGAATGTGATTGATCAAGCATATGATGTGCGCCAAATTTCACGTTACCTcgattatttacatattatgtGTTATGATTATCATGGCAGTTGGGATAAGCTAGTTGGTTATAATGCACCGCTCAGAGCGCCCGAAGGTGATGTACTCAGCGTG GAGTTTACCATTGATTATCTGCTGAAAATGGGTGCGCCtccaaataaaattgtaattggcTTACCCTTTTATGGTCGCACCTTTAGGACACCGCGAGACGGCAATGCTGGCGATGTTACGGACGGCACcgcttttcaaggtccctttaCTCGTGAGGATGGTTTCCTTGGTTACAATGAAATCTGCAACATTCTAAGCAACAAAACTTCAGGCTGGACCACAATTTGGGATGCAAAAACTTCTCAAATGTTAGCACGCTCCGAACGCGATGTCTTCAGTGGCCTAGTCCAAGTAGTAACATACGATAGCGCACGCTCAATTGCAAATAAAGTCAAGTTTGCTGTCGAGAAGAAACTTGCTGGTACGATGATATGGTCCATAGACACTGATGATTTCCGCGGCAGCTGCGCGCCTGAGGATGATATCTACGCGGATTACAAGTATCTACAAAGCAATGGACATGCCATTATGCCGAAGCGCATCAATTCAAACTATCCGTTATTGCGCACCATTAACGAAGCCACCACGTTGGCATTGGACGAGGTGGAGCAAACTATAGAAGACAATGAGATTCCACATGGCAGCATAGAAGATCGAAAGAACAGCAATGCATCTGGAAATGTATTGCTGCAACGAAGTCTTCTTGATCTCATTGCATTTGTACTTTTCACATATCATTTAGTGTTTTAA
- the LOC105224788 gene encoding probable chitinase 2 isoform X4 gives MASSYIKTGNKLLLTLLVIASIACSAKAKTGPTHGKLVVCYISTWAVYRPGNGAYAIENFDPNLCTHVIYAFAGLDITQSAIKSLDPWQDLKEDYGKGGYEHLTGFKITHPHLKVSLAIGGWNEGSKNYSLLVADPEQRRRFVKQVTTFIRKYNFDGLDLDWEYPTQRGGRPQDRENFVQLTKELRDEFDNYGLLLTSAIGAAKNVIDQAYDVRQISRYLDYLHIMCYDYHGSWDKLVGYNAPLRAPEGDVLSVEFTIDYLLKMGAPPNKIVIGLPFYGRTFRTPRDGNAGDVTDGTAFQGPFTREDGFLGYNEICNILSNKTSGWTTIWDAKTSQMLARSERDVFSGLVQVVTYDSARSIANKVKFAVEKKLAGTMIWSIDTDDFRGSCAPEDDIYADYKYLQSNGHAIMPKRINSNYPLLRTINEATTLALDEVEQTIEDNEIPHGSIEDRKNSNASGNVLLQRSLLDLIAFVLFTYHLVF, from the exons ATGGCTTCTTCTTACATAAAAACCGGAAATAAGCTGTTACTTACACTCTTAGTCATAGCTTCCATTGCGTGCTCGGCGAAAGCGAAGACAG GACCAACACATGGCAAATTGGTGGTGTGTTACATTTCGACGTGGGCAGTTTACCGGCCAGGTAATGGCGCATATGCGATTGAAAACTTCGATCCAAACTTATGCACACACGTAATTTATGCTTTTGCTGGTCTTGATATCACGCAGTCGGCCATTAAATCGCTGG ATCCATGGCAAGACTTAAAAGAAGATTACGGCAAGGGTGGTTATGAACACTTGACAGGTTTCAAAATCACACATCCGCATTTGAAGGTCAGTTTGGCTATTGGTGGCTGGAATGAGGGTTCGAAAAATTACTCATTACTAGTAGCCGATCCGGAGCAACGACGTCGTTTCGTGAAACAAGTGACCACATTCATACGTAAATATAATTTCGATGGACTCGATCTAGATTGGGAGTACCCGACGCAGCGTGGTGGCCGCCCACAAGATCGTGAAAATTTCGTGCAACTTACAAAGGAATTGAGAGATGAGTTCGATAATTATGGCTTATTGTTGACGTCAGCAATCGGAGCGGCTAAGAATGTGATTGATCAAGCATATGATGTGCGCCAAATTTCACGTTACCTcgattatttacatattatgtGTTATGATTATCATGGCAGTTGGGATAAGCTAGTTGGTTATAATGCACCGCTCAGAGCGCCCGAAGGTGATGTACTCAGCGTG GAGTTTACCATTGATTATCTGCTGAAAATGGGTGCGCCtccaaataaaattgtaattggcTTACCCTTTTATGGTCGCACCTTTAGGACACCGCGAGACGGCAATGCTGGCGATGTTACGGACGGCACcgcttttcaaggtccctttaCTCGTGAGGATGGTTTCCTTGGTTACAATGAAATCTGCAACATTCTAAGCAACAAAACTTCAGGCTGGACCACAATTTGGGATGCAAAAACTTCTCAAATGTTAGCACGCTCCGAACGCGATGTCTTCAGTGGCCTAGTCCAAGTAGTAACATACGATAGCGCACGCTCAATTGCAAATAAAGTCAAGTTTGCTGTCGAGAAGAAACTTGCTGGTACGATGATATGGTCCATAGACACTGATGATTTCCGCGGCAGCTGCGCGCCTGAGGATGATATCTACGCGGATTACAAGTATCTACAAAGCAATGGACATGCCATTATGCCGAAGCGCATCAATTCAAACTATCCGTTATTGCGCACCATTAACGAAGCCACCACGTTGGCATTGGACGAGGTGGAGCAAACTATAGAAGACAATGAGATTCCACATGGCAGCATAGAAGATCGAAAGAACAGCAATGCATCTGGAAATGTATTGCTGCAACGAAGTCTTCTTGATCTCATTGCATTTGTACTTTTCACATATCATTTAGTGTTTTAA
- the LOC105224788 gene encoding probable chitinase 2 isoform X1 has translation MYILYIENICVNTNLESYCGYPADTKEVEYMMASSYIKTGNKLLLTLLVIASIACSAKAKTGPTHGKLVVCYISTWAVYRPGNGAYAIENFDPNLCTHVIYAFAGLDITQSAIKSLDPWQDLKEDYGKGGYEHLTGFKITHPHLKVSLAIGGWNEGSKNYSLLVADPEQRRRFVKQVTTFIRKYNFDGLDLDWEYPTQRGGRPQDRENFVQLTKELRDEFDNYGLLLTSAIGAAKNVIDQAYDVRQISRYLDYLHIMCYDYHGSWDKLVGYNAPLRAPEGDVLSVEFTIDYLLKMGAPPNKIVIGLPFYGRTFRTPRDGNAGDVTDGTAFQGPFTREDGFLGYNEICNILSNKTSGWTTIWDAKTSQMLARSERDVFSGLVQVVTYDSARSIANKVKFAVEKKLAGTMIWSIDTDDFRGSCAPEDDIYADYKYLQSNGHAIMPKRINSNYPLLRTINEATTLALDEVEQTIEDNEIPHGSIEDRKNSNASGNVLLQRSLLDLIAFVLFTYHLVF, from the exons atgtatatattatatattgaaaatatatgtgtTAATACAAATTTAGAGAGTTACTGCGGATATCCAGCAGACACGAAGGAAGTTGAGTACATG ATGGCTTCTTCTTACATAAAAACCGGAAATAAGCTGTTACTTACACTCTTAGTCATAGCTTCCATTGCGTGCTCGGCGAAAGCGAAGACAG GACCAACACATGGCAAATTGGTGGTGTGTTACATTTCGACGTGGGCAGTTTACCGGCCAGGTAATGGCGCATATGCGATTGAAAACTTCGATCCAAACTTATGCACACACGTAATTTATGCTTTTGCTGGTCTTGATATCACGCAGTCGGCCATTAAATCGCTGG ATCCATGGCAAGACTTAAAAGAAGATTACGGCAAGGGTGGTTATGAACACTTGACAGGTTTCAAAATCACACATCCGCATTTGAAGGTCAGTTTGGCTATTGGTGGCTGGAATGAGGGTTCGAAAAATTACTCATTACTAGTAGCCGATCCGGAGCAACGACGTCGTTTCGTGAAACAAGTGACCACATTCATACGTAAATATAATTTCGATGGACTCGATCTAGATTGGGAGTACCCGACGCAGCGTGGTGGCCGCCCACAAGATCGTGAAAATTTCGTGCAACTTACAAAGGAATTGAGAGATGAGTTCGATAATTATGGCTTATTGTTGACGTCAGCAATCGGAGCGGCTAAGAATGTGATTGATCAAGCATATGATGTGCGCCAAATTTCACGTTACCTcgattatttacatattatgtGTTATGATTATCATGGCAGTTGGGATAAGCTAGTTGGTTATAATGCACCGCTCAGAGCGCCCGAAGGTGATGTACTCAGCGTG GAGTTTACCATTGATTATCTGCTGAAAATGGGTGCGCCtccaaataaaattgtaattggcTTACCCTTTTATGGTCGCACCTTTAGGACACCGCGAGACGGCAATGCTGGCGATGTTACGGACGGCACcgcttttcaaggtccctttaCTCGTGAGGATGGTTTCCTTGGTTACAATGAAATCTGCAACATTCTAAGCAACAAAACTTCAGGCTGGACCACAATTTGGGATGCAAAAACTTCTCAAATGTTAGCACGCTCCGAACGCGATGTCTTCAGTGGCCTAGTCCAAGTAGTAACATACGATAGCGCACGCTCAATTGCAAATAAAGTCAAGTTTGCTGTCGAGAAGAAACTTGCTGGTACGATGATATGGTCCATAGACACTGATGATTTCCGCGGCAGCTGCGCGCCTGAGGATGATATCTACGCGGATTACAAGTATCTACAAAGCAATGGACATGCCATTATGCCGAAGCGCATCAATTCAAACTATCCGTTATTGCGCACCATTAACGAAGCCACCACGTTGGCATTGGACGAGGTGGAGCAAACTATAGAAGACAATGAGATTCCACATGGCAGCATAGAAGATCGAAAGAACAGCAATGCATCTGGAAATGTATTGCTGCAACGAAGTCTTCTTGATCTCATTGCATTTGTACTTTTCACATATCATTTAGTGTTTTAA
- the LOC105224788 gene encoding probable chitinase 2 isoform X2 codes for MYILYIENICVNTNLESYCGYPADTKEMASSYIKTGNKLLLTLLVIASIACSAKAKTGPTHGKLVVCYISTWAVYRPGNGAYAIENFDPNLCTHVIYAFAGLDITQSAIKSLDPWQDLKEDYGKGGYEHLTGFKITHPHLKVSLAIGGWNEGSKNYSLLVADPEQRRRFVKQVTTFIRKYNFDGLDLDWEYPTQRGGRPQDRENFVQLTKELRDEFDNYGLLLTSAIGAAKNVIDQAYDVRQISRYLDYLHIMCYDYHGSWDKLVGYNAPLRAPEGDVLSVEFTIDYLLKMGAPPNKIVIGLPFYGRTFRTPRDGNAGDVTDGTAFQGPFTREDGFLGYNEICNILSNKTSGWTTIWDAKTSQMLARSERDVFSGLVQVVTYDSARSIANKVKFAVEKKLAGTMIWSIDTDDFRGSCAPEDDIYADYKYLQSNGHAIMPKRINSNYPLLRTINEATTLALDEVEQTIEDNEIPHGSIEDRKNSNASGNVLLQRSLLDLIAFVLFTYHLVF; via the exons atgtatatattatatattgaaaatatatgtgtTAATACAAATTTAGAGAGTTACTGCGGATATCCAGCAGACACGAAGGAA ATGGCTTCTTCTTACATAAAAACCGGAAATAAGCTGTTACTTACACTCTTAGTCATAGCTTCCATTGCGTGCTCGGCGAAAGCGAAGACAG GACCAACACATGGCAAATTGGTGGTGTGTTACATTTCGACGTGGGCAGTTTACCGGCCAGGTAATGGCGCATATGCGATTGAAAACTTCGATCCAAACTTATGCACACACGTAATTTATGCTTTTGCTGGTCTTGATATCACGCAGTCGGCCATTAAATCGCTGG ATCCATGGCAAGACTTAAAAGAAGATTACGGCAAGGGTGGTTATGAACACTTGACAGGTTTCAAAATCACACATCCGCATTTGAAGGTCAGTTTGGCTATTGGTGGCTGGAATGAGGGTTCGAAAAATTACTCATTACTAGTAGCCGATCCGGAGCAACGACGTCGTTTCGTGAAACAAGTGACCACATTCATACGTAAATATAATTTCGATGGACTCGATCTAGATTGGGAGTACCCGACGCAGCGTGGTGGCCGCCCACAAGATCGTGAAAATTTCGTGCAACTTACAAAGGAATTGAGAGATGAGTTCGATAATTATGGCTTATTGTTGACGTCAGCAATCGGAGCGGCTAAGAATGTGATTGATCAAGCATATGATGTGCGCCAAATTTCACGTTACCTcgattatttacatattatgtGTTATGATTATCATGGCAGTTGGGATAAGCTAGTTGGTTATAATGCACCGCTCAGAGCGCCCGAAGGTGATGTACTCAGCGTG GAGTTTACCATTGATTATCTGCTGAAAATGGGTGCGCCtccaaataaaattgtaattggcTTACCCTTTTATGGTCGCACCTTTAGGACACCGCGAGACGGCAATGCTGGCGATGTTACGGACGGCACcgcttttcaaggtccctttaCTCGTGAGGATGGTTTCCTTGGTTACAATGAAATCTGCAACATTCTAAGCAACAAAACTTCAGGCTGGACCACAATTTGGGATGCAAAAACTTCTCAAATGTTAGCACGCTCCGAACGCGATGTCTTCAGTGGCCTAGTCCAAGTAGTAACATACGATAGCGCACGCTCAATTGCAAATAAAGTCAAGTTTGCTGTCGAGAAGAAACTTGCTGGTACGATGATATGGTCCATAGACACTGATGATTTCCGCGGCAGCTGCGCGCCTGAGGATGATATCTACGCGGATTACAAGTATCTACAAAGCAATGGACATGCCATTATGCCGAAGCGCATCAATTCAAACTATCCGTTATTGCGCACCATTAACGAAGCCACCACGTTGGCATTGGACGAGGTGGAGCAAACTATAGAAGACAATGAGATTCCACATGGCAGCATAGAAGATCGAAAGAACAGCAATGCATCTGGAAATGTATTGCTGCAACGAAGTCTTCTTGATCTCATTGCATTTGTACTTTTCACATATCATTTAGTGTTTTAA
- the LOC105224786 gene encoding DDB1- and CUL4-associated factor 8 translates to MDKIEQSSCDKNLSNNKRISAESCSDDEGKEIAMETVEALLEAVVTEQADDNYSESDSRSTPTKTDKSSSDSGVCINIEDQSTTNNTDLNPDIDMSSTDVNSTDNLNTSPNHSGDNLVLSSTLNEESVTQVHNDQKTKTLLQPDAEKETEQQSGSNIKAVEHLCGSSDTIELPAWPRHTRRGGRNYRHSTQDDGQDDEDESDREGVIVNATEEEQMPLLSESTTQSTNAEAVNNIDTSMPSEAEDLPANSATVNRLPYISSSPIFSDDDDDIDEDDDDDDDDDDDDDDDDDEDDTDDDDEDDADSAEHASNLAEIMNKPKPAYTWCSTYELMRREHGLSGDGRRSLSGGLSPGFNARFYGARHVIERMKISHCLTKHSGCVNCLNFNRNGDLLCSGSDDTRIIVWDWALKKPKCVFKSGHTQNIFQTKFINSAGVLDIVSAGRDGQVRRSILPSSGGKPQTSLLYRHNGSVHKLVMSPNNPFEIISAGEDAHIRLKDLRSDESSTSLCKVQSSRKKRKIRLFSIAHHPYAPEICVCGCDNFVRVYDKRHMTKPVHQMCPEHLVKSAMPQVTCAVYNNTGSEVLASYSDDFIYLFNNNKYKTGEYLHRYRGHYNHKTIKGVNFFGPNSEYVISGSDCGNIFYWDKNTEAILNFMPGDTMGVVNCLEPHPSIPVLATSGLDSSIKIWTPSSDVYPPDLSKLETCVKRNLRHSVLGDGSGFNDREFHNFIRQFLRTPPRRGTYPSGDDEHSNSSSDGDSDGFDCPQMEGIQCQTQ, encoded by the exons ATGGACAAAATCGAGCAATCATCGTGTGACAAAAATTTGTCGAATAATAAACGGATATCAGCTGAGAGCTGTTCAGACGACGAAGGTAAGGAAATAGCAATGGAAACTGTGGAGGCACTTTTGGAGGCAGTAGTCACAGAACAAGCCGATGATAATTATAGTGAAAG TGACTCCCGTTCAACTCCAACAAAGACAGATAAAAGCAGCAGTGACAGCGGAGTTTGCATCAACATTGAGGATCAATCAACTACCAATAATACGGACCTTAATCCAGATATAGATATGAGTTCTACTGATGTAAACAGTACTGATAACCTGAATACGTCCCCCAACCATTCAGGAGACAATTTAGTACTTAGCTCTACCCTCAATGAGGAATCAGTAACTCAAGTTCACAATGACCAAAAAACGAAAACGTTATTACAACCCGATGCTGAAAAAGAAACGGAACAACAATCAGGCAGCAATATCAAAGCGGTGGAACACCTCTGTGGTAGCAGTGATACAATTGAGTTACCCGCTTGGCCGCGTCATACACGCCGTGGTGGTCGTAATTACCGACATAGTACCCAAGACGATGGTCAAGACGATGAAGACGAAAGTGATAGGGAAGGAGTCATTGTTAATGCAACTGAAGAAGAGCAAATG CCGCTACTGTCGGAATCAACAACACAATCAACAAATGCGGAAGCTGTTAATAATATTGACACATCAATGCCTAGCGAAGCTGAGGAT CTGCCTGCAAATTCCGCCACTGTTAATAGGTTGCCGTATATAAGCAGCAGTCCTATTTTCAGCGACGACGATGATGATATTGATGAAgacgatgacgatgatgatgatgacgacgacgatgatgatgacgatgacgaCGAGGACGAcactgatgatgatgatgaagatgatGCTGACTCCGCAGAGCATGCGAGCAATTTAGCTGAAATTATGAATAAACCTAAACCAGCATATACCTGGTGTTCGACGTATGAGTTGATGCGTCGCGAACATGGACTGAGTGGCGATGGCCGCAGATCTTTGAGTGGAGGATTATCTCCAGGTTTCAATGCACGTTTTTATGGAGCTCGACACGTTATCGAACGTATGAAGATCTCCCATTGCCTAACAAAGCATAGTGGCTGTGtaaattgcttaaattttaaTCGCAACGGTGACTTACTCTGCTCTGGTTCAGATGACACACGCATAATAGTATGGGATTGGGCGCTAAAGAAGCCAAAATGCGTTTTTAAATCTGGGCATACTCAGAATATATTTCAAACGAAATTTATTAATAGTGCAGGTGTTTTAGATATTGTATCCGCTGGTCGGGATGGTCAAGTACGCCGTTCAATTCTACCGTCATCTGGCGGAAAACCACAAACATCATTGCTATATCGTCATAATGGGTCCGTGCATAAACTTGTGATGAGCCCAAACAACCCCTTTGAAATTATAAGTGCCGGCGAGGATGCTCATATACGTCTTAAAGATTTGCGTAGCGACGAGAGCTCAACTAGCCTTTGTAAAGTACAGAGCAGCAGAAAGAAACGCAAAATACGTCTTTTCAGCATTGCTCATCACCCCTACGCTCCGGAAATATGCGTCTGCGGCTGTGATAACTTCGTCCGTGTCTACGATAAGCGCCATATGACCAAACCAGTGCATCAAATGTGTCCCGAACATTTAGTTAAA agTGCTATGCCTCAAGTCACTTGCGCTGTCTACAACAATACAGGTAGTGAAGTGCTCGCATCTTATAGCGATGATTTCATCTACttatttaataacaacaaatacaaaacagGCGAATATCTGCATCGTTACCGTGGTCATTA CAATCACAAAACGATTAAAGGAGTAAACTTTTTCGGGCCCAATTCAGAGTATGTCATCAGTGGAAGTGATTGTGGTAATATATTTTACTGGGATAAAAATACTGAAGCAATCTTAAACTTTATGCCTGGCGATACTATGGGTGTG GTAAATTGTTTGGAGCCGCATCCATCAATTCCGGTACTGGCTACATCTGGACTAGATAGCAGCATAAAAATATGGACTCCAAGTAGTGACGTG TATCCTCCTGATTTGTCTAAACTTGAAACGTGTGTTAAACGTAACCTCAGACATTCGGTATTGGGCGATGGCAGTGGGTTTAATGATCGCGAATTTCACAACTTTATCCGCCAATTTCTTCGTACTCCACCTCGTCGTGGTACATATCCGTCAGGTGATGACGAACATAGCAATAGCAGTAGTGATGGTGATAGTGATGGCTTCGATTGTCCACAAATGGAAGGTATACAATGCCAAACCCAATAA